The genomic stretch GTTCCCGCATACAAACCCTGCTTAAAGAAGGCTATCAGTCATCAGTCGCGATTCCTTGCTATGACAACAAAGCCTTTACCGGGTTTGTCTTTTTAAATTCTACCCAGCCCCAAGCTTTTAAGCTTGAAGCATTGAATGGACTTAAGCCTTATTTTGAGATGGTTCAATTTGCTGTTGAGTCTGAGGATCATGTCGTTCATGCCATCGAAACGCTTGCCGATCGAATGCAGGGTATGATGCCGGGTTATTCGCCAGAATATTATGCCCATACTAAACGGATGAAATATTACAGCCAGTTAATCGCCACACAACTCGCGGATCATCATCATTTCAATGACGAAACGGTTGAGCATATTGGTACGTTTGCGCAGTTTCATGCATTGAGCGATATTCAACTGCCGATAGAAATAGCCTGTAGTAGAACACGTTACACGAGAGAGCAGGAGGCGATTCTTCTTCAACATATCGAGCAGTGTATCGAATCTGCAGACGATATAGTGGCGCGTATTGGTAATCCAGTTCACCCAAGCGTGACGCTGTTTTTGCAGATGATTACGTACCAATACGAAAACCTTAATGGTTCTGGTTATCCGTACGGTTTGAAGAAAGAGGCGATCCCAATTGCAGCGCAAATCGTTGCGGTGGCTAACGCATTCGATGTGCTTACGACTCACCACCCATATCGCCAAGCTTGGTCGATACCTTACGCCTTGCTTGAGTTGGAGAAATGGGTCTATCAAGGATTGTTGTCCAGAGAATGTGTCAACGCGCTGCGTGAGCATCAAAATTATCTAAAACAAATCATCCATAAATATCCTGAGCACTACACAGGCTTGGGGCTGATGTAATCCCCGTAAACGAAGGAGCACGAATATTGACTAGGAGGGAATTATAAACAATACTGTTTTTATATACAGTGTCTGGTTTGGAGGTGAAGTATGTTGTGGGAAACCCTTGAGAGAGTAAACCGCTTACGCCAACAAGCACTTGCGAACCCTGAGTTTGTGCAGTCAGCGAAAGAGCACGAAGAAGCACTACAGGAGCAAGAATATCATTATCATGCAAAGAAAAAGCGTTCAGCTAAAGACAAACAAGGTAAGAAGTCGCTGGCCGATATCTATAAAGAAGTAGAATTTGGCGCTGACGCTCGTCATTAAATTAACCGCTATGGCGTCATTTCAATCCTTCAACGCCATAGGTCAAAAACGAGAACTCAAGTATCTCGAGTTTACTTGAGTTGAATATCAGTCTTGTATTTTTATTGTATTAACGTGTAGATAAACACCCCTAAATTTAGGGGTGTTTAATTAGATGTCTGCTTTGCGTACAAAGTGAGGATTTTTGTATTTCTTCTCTGGACCAAAAGTGGATATAACCAATTTGTTCCATAGTGTTTTGTCGAACTCGCCTTTTGGAATGGAAGGGTAGAGTGTTTCTTCTTCTTCCCTCGCAAAATTCATGTACTGCTTTTTCTTGATTTGGTTGTATTTTTTCGCAATCTGATTGTGTTTTTGAACCCACTCCAATTTGTATTTTCGAAGTGCCTTTTCACCATCTTCTGCATTCATACGCGACATAAACAGCCGCTTATACGATACCTTTCTATCTAACATGGTACGCATGACTGTTTGGATGTACTTACCGTGGTGCGTAATGGTGATGTCGTTTTCGTCAATAGGAGTAACACACCAGCCTTTAGGTAGAAAGTCTGTTTTTTTAAACTGTTTATTACGCTCCATTAGCGCCTGATGTAAAACCAAATCAGAGGTGCCGCGGAACGTTTTTTGCCATTTACCGATACGAATTTGAATCGAACCAGGCAAGCGATAGATGTTAGTAAACTTATCTTTGTCCATGGACTTGTGTCATGAAATTAATATGCAATATGAGAAATAGGTAATCAGCTCACCGAGTCATCGGCAAGAAGTTGAGCTGAAGTTCGTTACGATTTTACAACGACCTTGCATTATATAGCGAGGGGTTATGTCAATAATAGGTAAGAAATAAAAAATTAGTTTAAATTGTGAATGGATTTAACTAAATGGCGCCACCTGCATTGCGATTTGCAGGTGGCTTGTACTGTGCTTAAACAGCTTCTTCTAGTTGTTTAGCATCTTCTTGCTCAATCTGTTGAAGGTGTCTATTCGCTTGTTGTAACTGGTACATTTGAGCGTAGCGACCATTTTGTTGCAATAGGGCTTTATGCGTGCCTTGTTCGACCAAGTCACCATGGTGTAGAACCACAATTTGGTCTGCATCCAATATGGTGGACAGTCGGTGCGCAATGACCACTAACGTCATGTTCTGGCGCAAAACTTTTAAGCTTTTTTGAATGAGAGCCTCAGTTCCTGAATCGATGTTCGCCGTTGCCTCATCCAAAATTAAGATTTTTGGTTTCGCTACTAACACTCGGGCTAACGCAAGTAATTGCTTTTGACCTGCCGAAAGGTTGGTTTCACCTTGGCCGAGTTGAGTGTCTAAGCCGTTTGGATAGCGGTGAATTTGCTCCGACAAACCTACCTTATCTAACGCATCCCATATCTGCTCATCGCTCACTGCTCGGCTAAGAGAAATGTTCTCACGTACAGAAGCTGGGAGAATGTGCGGATCTTGTTGAACCATTGCTACGTCTTTGCGAAGTACGTCTTTACCCAATGTATTAAGTGGCCGCCCATCAATCAATAACTCGCCCACATTGGTTGGATAAAAGCCCATGAGCAAAGATGCTAACGTGCTCTTGCCGCTGCCCGTATGGCCGACCAGCGCGATAAAATCTTGATGAGCCGCTTTCAAGGATATGTCTTTTAATACATCTTGCTTACCATCATAACTGAACGTCAGATTACTTAGCTCAATCGAGCCCGTTTTAAGCGGTTTATGATCGTCACCGTAAGTTTGTGGCCTCGCATCAATCAACTCAAAAACACGTTCACTCGATACCAACGCTTGTTGTAAAAGTGCAAGTTGTTGGGTCATTTCAATCAGAGGTTCGGTCACACGCGCCAAATAACTGATGAACGCATAAAGTACACCGACACCAATCAACTCGACACCATTAAAGCCAAAGATGGCAACTAAGCAGAGTAGGGCAAGTCCAGCCAACAGATCCATGAGAGGCCGCAGCAGATACCCGTTTAAGCGAATGACTTTTTTGGACGCGACCAAATGCTCAGCAGTGAGTTCGTTAAATTGTTTGTTAAAGCGCTCTTCTTGTTGCATCAGCTGAATCACGCTCATCCCTTGGATTGATTCGCTTAAGTTGGCGTTAATGTCCGTGAGCAAGTCACGCATTCTGCGATAACTCTCGGTACTGAGTTGTTTAAACAGATACATAAAGCCAATTACGATCGGTAACAGGACGAGAACAACCAGCGTCAACTTCCAACTCATGAAGAACATGACACCCAACATTACCACGATCATCACAACGTTCTTAACCACGGTCGCGATTAACAACTCGTAAAACTGCTGAAGTGATTCTGTATCATTCGTGATTCGAGAAACAAGCTTACCAGCAGGCGTGTAGTCAAACGCAGAAAGTGGCTGTTTGATCACTCCCGAAAACACTTGCTTGCGAATGGTTTTGATCGTGTTCGTTGCCACCATGCTAAATTGCAACGATTGAAGATATTGGAACGTTGCCGAAATGACTTGAAGTGACACGTAGCCCAACGCTAAAGCAATCAATACGTTACGAGAGTAGTCACCTTTGGCAATGTGTTCATCAATAAAATACTGGATCAACCAAGGGCCACTCGCACTCGCTAACGCCGCGATAAACAGCAAAGCTAAGCCTTTTATCATTGGCTTCGGCTGAGACAATGGATAAGACAACAACCGCTTAAATGTACTGGTTTGTTTCATTGATTACTCCTCCATTGCTTGTTCGAGTTTTTGGTACTGGAACATTTCTGCGTACCAGCCTTGGTGTTCGAGTAGAGAATGATGTTTTCCTCGCTCGGTGACATGGCCATGATTAAGAACGATGATTTCATCAGCCGCTTCCAATGCGGTTAATCGGTGTGCGATAACGATCAACGCTTGATCACGGTAGTGTGTTTCAAGGTTCTTGAGAATCTGGTGTTCGGTTCGACCATCTACGGCGGATAGGGCATCATCTAAAACTAACACTTGAGCGTTGAGAAGCATGGCGCGTGCAATCGCAATACGCTGCTTCTGACCGCCAGAAAGAGTAATGCCTTTTTCGCCAACTTCGGTTTGGTATCCGTCAGGGAATTTCTCTATATCGTCGTGGATACACGCCAATTTCGCTGCTTGATAAACTTGCTCCTTTGTTGCTTGAGGATTACCAAGAGCGATGTTGTCAAAGATCGATTTTGAGAACAAAAATGGACTCTGATTCACAACCGCAAAGCGATTACGCCATTGAGGTAAGATAGCGTCTTTGATTTTGACATCGCCAAACTGAATGGTGCCATTTTCTAAATCATGTTGACGCAATAGCAGAGTGAGCAACGTCGATTTGCCACTGCCTACTGGGCCAGCAATTCCGAGCATTTTCCCTGGCTCTAACGTTACGTCCACAGCGGCAAGAGCTGGTGGGAGTTCTTTACTCCAATGGAACGCGTCAATCTTGATGTGCAGCGGTAATGGTTTTTCATCTAAAGGCTGTGTGCCACCGATGATCTCTGGTTGTTCATCGAAGATTTCTTGTAGCCGATTCCATGCGGCAGAACCGCGCTCTAAGATGTTAAACAAGAATGCGAACGCCAGCATTGGCCAAATCATCAAACCCAAGTACATGGTGAAGGCTGTCAAATCACCAAGAGTGATTTCGCCTTTGTCGACCAGATGCGCGCCTGCCGCCACACTAAGAAGAAACGAAAGACCAATCGTCAACTGAATCGCAGGGTCAAAGCGCGCATCTACTCTTGCTACCGCGATGTTTTTAGCACCAGTATCGTCAACGACATCTTCAAATCGTTGTTGCTCTTGGTTTTCCAAACCAAAAGCACGCAGCATTCGCACACCATTTAGGGATTCTTGCGTCATATCGGACATCGAAGAGAATGCTTCCTGCGCGATACGAAAACGTTGGTGAAGAATGCGGACGATAAAGAAAATAATTACCGCGAGAAATGGCATTGGCAACAGGGCCATAACGGTCAGTTTCCAACTGACTTGCGTGACCATGATGATCAACACTGCTATGCCTGTGATAACAGAGTCGGCTGCCGTTAATACCCCTTCGCCAGCTGTCATAACGATGTTTCTTACGTCGTTCGTGCCGCGCGCCATCAAATCGCCAGTTTTGTATCGTTCAAAAAAGCGGGGAGGTTGAGTCGAAAGGTGGCGGTAAAGGCGGTTGCGTAAAATGGTTCCAAGTTCCCAACTCGCACCAAATAGCCATATACGCCAGAGGATTCTGCACCCGTAGATGGTGAAAAGCAGAACAATAAGGCCTAACAACCACATGATTAACGTGTTTGTTTCTAATGTGTTATCAACAACGCCATCGACAATCACTCCGACTGCCTTGGGTGGAACCAGCTGAAGGGCAGAGATTACTGCAAATAAAAGAATGGAACCCACATAATGTTTCCATTTTTGTCGGAAATACCAACGCAGCTGCCAGAAAATTCTCATTACGCCTCCTGCTTTAAATTATTGAATTTGTTATGGAACTATTATTGAGCGAAATGATGAGTTTACAAGCACAATTTTTGAGCGAAGAAGAAAACAACAGATTGTGTCGATTTTGAATATATGCACTCAGGAATTACTTGCTTTCTCGCTGCAAGAAAACCATGCAACAAAATTATGTGAAATCTATGTTAAGTTGAGGTTTTGGCGCGTAAGTTAGCGCTAAAAGTAGAAAGCTTCAAAATGTACAATTTTGAAGCTTGTTTGGGAGGGTTTTTAGCAGTCTTCAGTTTGAATTCCATAGCGAAGTTGTCCGCCTGGTGTTTTAGGGTAGTACACTTCGACATAACACAGGTGATGGATGCTCACGGGTTTGTTGGCAAAGCCGATAAGGAAGTAGGGTTCAGTCTCTGAATCGGCGCCGTACCATTTGTTGATGGTGAGTTGTGGGTCAAAACCGGCAAGCTCTTTTGCTGGAATCACGTTTTTGATTAACCCAAAGTAACCAATAAGATCGTTTACTCCGTCGTTATCTAAGTCGATGTTTCGCGTGTCTTCTGAGTTGATGTTCTCTTGAGACTGAATAACGGCTTTAGTGTAAACAAGGTTGTTGGCTGTCATTAGCGCTTCTCTTGCACCATACAAAACGGCAATTCGTGCGTCTTTTTGTATTCCGAGGAACTTGGGCAGGGCAACAACGCCAACAACACCAAGAATGATGATGCACATTATTAACTCGATAAGGGTAAATCCTCGTGAACCACGCACAACCAGCCTCCAGCTTTGTCATTTTATAGGCTGCTATTCTGGAATAAAAATGGGGTTATATCGGTATTAAAAAAGAATGAGAAGGTGAGACTGCTATTGCAAATCTCATATATAAAACAAGTTGCTTATTTGTTCATTAGAGATTGAAGCGGTTTCTCAATTGGGATTTTAAAGAGAGGAGTAAAAAGGAAAAAGATGAATAAAGATGTGCTCGGGAGGAAAAATCTCCCGAGCCGGAGTACTTAAGACGCGTCCGTTACCGTTTGGCCACTGCGTTTAAATACAAATCTCCAGATGAACAGGACTACTGCGATATAAGCTAAGCCGACACCAAGTGCTTGCCACTCCATACCGTTATACATCGCGATAGGCATCAGAGAGATGATAAAGATATCCGTGATTGAACCAGGTACATAAGCAATGGCGTAGTCATCCAGAACTTTGCTACGCATTTTAGGGTCAACAATGCGCAATAGCGCGATGCCCATTGCAACTGTGCCTGTTAGCCAGCCCCAGGAGAATATGCCTTTTTCAAACCAATCATCGCCCATAATTCGAGGCGCAACCCAGAAGATCAGCCACAACGTAAATGCGATGCCACCAATGGCGAGTACGATCATTGGCGCAAGGTACTGAGCAAGAACAGTAATTTTGATTGCTGAAATACCAAATATGATCAGGTAGTCGGTGCTGATACCAGCCGCGTGCTTAAATGCTCCATCACAAAGGTATCGTGACGCTTTGGTTTGTTTCGCGACAATTCGTACGAGCATTCCGCCCAAAAAGCCCGTTACAAATGTCGGAATTTGTACTTTGTCGTGGAACGACGATAAGTAGTTTGCTGCGACATAAGAGAAAGCCGTAACGACGACGACAAGGGCTGCGTGAATAGCAAATGAATCCACAGAGAGTGAAGACATTGTGTCTTTCATCACTGGTTCTTGTTCTGTTGGTTTTACAAGACCTTTTCGTTCATGTTCATCCATGCTGTCAAAAGTTGTAAAGCTTCGAATCCAACCCATTTTTAGAGCAAATTGAAGCATCAGCATGCCGATGGAAATTGAGATGAAGATACCGACTGTCGCAAAGGTCAAACCAAGCGTGAAGCCATCTTCCCAACCAAGACCCGTGAAAATATCTCCCACAACTGAGGCTGAACCATGACCACCCATGAAACCCGCAGACATTGTTACGCCAAAACCAGGATTGATTTCTGGCCAGAAAAATGTAGTTAAGAGCAGGCCAAACATTGCAGCAAATAACCACTGTGAGACAGAAGCAATTTGGTTAAATGCCCATAACGAGCCTGCACGTTGTGCGACAACTTTTGGGGATGGAACATCCGTTGCTAACCCTAACGCAGAAAAAAGTGCAGCGGTTAATAGGCTTGCGTTAGCGGTAAACGTGTCTGTCCACGGTAATAGATCGAGCATGGCAGGGCCAAACACGAGACCAAATAAACCTGCCAATACAGCAGATGGAATGTACATGCGTTGTAGCAATGGCGTATGCACGCGAATCACTTTCGCTACAATCAAAAGTAAGCCTGCGATGGCTAAGTCAGTCAGCATTAGACCTTTTGGCATTTTTTGTCCTCCAGTAAATGCATTCAAGGGGCATCATCCTTTTGACCAACCTTGATGAAATAAATAACTCCACGTAAGAAAGCGCGAATACGAAATCTTTCGAGTACGGAGCAATGGTCGTTTCAATCAGCGCTCAAGTGCGCTAAAAATCATGAAATGAATATAATTGTCGAGAATGTTCGTGAACTGTTGAGAAACTCGAGCAAGTTTCTCGATTTTATTTTTGATAGTTCACTCAGGAAGGGCGTGTATCCTAGTCAGTTTGAATAGGCAATGCAATTGAGCAGAATCAATAAAACATGCCTAATAAAACATCAATCATAGGTAGGTGTTTGATAAATAAAAATATTGTATGAAAAATTAATTTTATCGATACGACAATTATTTGTAATTCTCAAGATGGGAAGGTGGTTGAAGTTTAATGAAGCCAAGAGTGGAGCTAGAGATATGGCCAGAAAAAGCACACTGTGATAAGAGCCAATGTGCTTATCAACTTGTCGTTAGAGTCGATTATCACCGGTACTAAATGCAATGATTTGACTGATTTCGGTGAGGCTACGACCGCTCTCCTTTTGCCATTGCATAAACGCTAGGGTTGCTGCATCGTGAGATTTTTTGGTGTCTTTTCCGCCTTCGATGATTTTGCAATTGCGCAAGTATGCTTCCACATCGTTAGACAAAATAAACGTATCAGCACCCATTTGACGTAAAGTATATGGCCCTGTATTACCGCCCAAACGGTTGCCATGTTTTTTTAGATACGCCCAAAGCTCAGTGATTTTCTCCTGAGGCCAATCTGCAACCATTTTGCCAAATGACCCATGCTGGATTGATGCTTCGTGGATCATTCGAGCATTGGCAGGAATCGACATCACTTTCGTTAGGTGGCGAATAATGCGCTCATCGGTCGCTTTGGTTTCCCATTGTTCGTCAGACAGCATCAGCAATGGTTCAATCTTAAAGCCGAAAAAGACCTCTTCGAAGTTCGGCCATTTCTTACGAACTACGCTCCACGAGATGCCACTTTGAAATACCTTCATCGAAAATGCTGCTAACCAACGGTCGTTTGGAATGGCTGCTAACTCTTCTTTACTTAATGGATGCGACAGCAGTGCTTCGAGCTGATCTTCTCCACCTTTTCGTTCGGCGGCACGTTGATAGATGGCGTCAAATTTTTCGATACTCATAAAAGAAGTTAACCTTAGTGTATGTCGATATTTAGGAAACATACTACGCTTAAGTGGCTGAATCGTAAATTGATGGAGTGTCACAAATGAAGAAGGTCACATTAACGTTTGTCGGAGAAGGTTCGGAGCGTATTGCGGATAAATTCTATTCTTGGCTTGCTGATGGTGGATTAGAAGACAGCCTAATTGAGACTCTATCGGACAGAGAAGTGTCGGTGGTCGGTATTAGTGATATGGATAACGAAACGCGCGATGTGGTGATTACGACAGAAATGAATTAGCGCGTTGTGCACGGTCAAAACCAAAAGAATGCGATAAACAAAGCCCTTCGTCGGAAGGGCTTTGTACGTTTAACTCGTCTTCTTTTGTAAAGTGGATTTAATGATGAACCAGCGTTAAACCGCTTGGTAAAGCATCACCGAAGACACGTTTTGATTCGCTTTCTGAAAGCTCTTTCACTTCTTCAACCAGCGATACCCACGACTCAGGTACTTTGCTCTGTTTGAGTTTTGTTAGAACTTGTTCCCGGTAGTCGTCAGAAATATCGAATAAGCGATCACCCGTCTTACGACAAATCATTACGGCTGCGAAAGCGATCATTGGTTCTTTCAGCCAATTTTGTTCCAAAAGCTTAGGTAACCATTGCTCAGCTTGTTCACGAGGAATGACGTTGTGCTGGCTGCCATAAAGCGGTGTGCGAGAAGCCAAACGTCCCATCGCCCACCAGTGTGCTTGTTCAAACTGGTTTTGGTTGATGGCTTTACTCAAGAACCACGTCGCCAGCAGGACTTTATCTTCCACTTCTAGATGCTCTAGAGAGGCTGAAAGACGCACCATGGATTCGTAACCCATCTCCTGAGCCGCTTTTGCTGACTGCGGATTTTTCATCGCGCCGGGATGCAGATATTTTGCGATGTCTGCCAAAATGGTTTCTTGTTGTTCTTGGCTTAGACCGCCCGCGATACGTCGCCAGAATACCCACCAGTCTGTCCAGCCTTGATGGTTTTTGAACTGAATATTTTGTTGATACAGTCCCCAAACTTGCTCAATACGCCAAGAGTCGGTTGGATCGCCAAAGCCCGGACGCAGTGCAAAGCCAGCCAAACGAAGCCAGTTTTTCTCATGTTGTTCAGAGCGACGACGACGCTTACGACCTTGCGCAAAAGTATCGAAAAGTTGACGGAGTGTGGTGAAGTCCCACTCATCGCGTTTGCCGAGTTTCTTCTCAAGATCTTTCGCTAAGGTTTTGATCTCATTGCCTTCTGCGCTTTTCTTGTTACCGCTGTACAGGCGAGCTATCAGCTCTTTACATTCGTTCAATCTTGGATGAAGCTGAATTTCCTCACCGCCATCGGCTTGTTTATTGCGAACTTCAAATTCCAGTTCCCAACGTTTGTTGTCGTCTTCGGCACTGACACACTCCATCTTAAGAGTGCCAACTTCTGTTAGTTGGCAAGCCAATTGCACTTCGACACGCTCTTTCTGGTTGGCTTGTAGCTCTGCACCTTCACCTTCAAGTGTGGTGATGTAAGGCGGTAGCGGAGCAAACAAGTCAGGGTCAACGTCAACCATCACACCGTTTTGAATGGCGGTGTTATTGGTTAAGGTGTCGTGGGTAGAAGTCAGCAAGTTAAAGCGAACGGGCTCACCTAGGGTAAGCGAGAAACGACGACCACTTAAGCGGATCTCGTGACCTTCTTCTGTGCCTTTTGCGAGCAAACAGAGCGCTTTGCCCATCTTGTTTTTTTCTTGTAGATGCAAGAAGTAAGAGCGTGCAGCACCACCGCCAATTTTCAGTTGTGCGCCACGACGCGCTTTACCAAACGCAACGGCACCTAGTGCGACCGACCAATCTGGATGTGGGTTATCTAATACCGTAACTGGTGCGCCGCGCCAGTCAGAAAGCAGGGTAGTGACACGTTCAGTCACCAGATCACTGTTGAACACGCCACCGTTCAGCAATAAGCCAACTGGGATCGCGTTTTGTTTGTCGTCTTCAATGCCAAGAGCGGCACGAGACACTTGCTGATGCTGAGTTAAGAACTCGGCAACGTGCTTGCTCACCGCTGGGTCAGCAACGTATGGAAGACCAAACTCGACAACCGCGCTGCGGCGTTTGTCTGGCACTTCACTGAAATCAGAAAGCGGGAAGAAGCCATCTAATGCGATTTGGTACACTTCTTGTTTGCTTAGAGCAATACTTTTGGTTCCACCAAGCAGCTTAGAACCACTGCCTAGCATGGTGATCTTTACTTCGTCAGGTGCACTCGTTGAGAGCAGGTTTTCTTTCGCTTTGCGTGTTTGCTGAATAAGCTTGGTTAGGCTTGCAGCAGTGAGTTTTTTGTTTTGACTGAAGCGACTTTCAGCAAGGTGCGCTAACGCTAAGTCGAGGTTATCACCCCCTAGCATTAAGTGTTCACCAACGCCAATACGATCAAGTGCTAAGTCGCTATTGGTGAACTTAGCTTCTATCAGGCTTAAATCGGTCGTACCACCACCCACATCGCAAACAAGGATGAGCGGCAGATCTTTTAACTCGTCAGCCGCAGTTTGCTGGTGGCGTGCGTACCAGTCGTAACACACCGCCTGTGGCTCTTCGAGCAAGACGATTTTTTTCAAGCCTGCAAGCTCGGCAGCTTCAAGTGTCAGTTTACGCGCGGTTTCATCAAATGATGCCGGAACGGTGACAACTACGTCTTGGTCTTCGAGTTTGTTACTTGGATGACGGTAGTTCCATGCTTGACGAATGTGATTGAGGTAACTTGCGCTGGCAATAACTGGCGAGACTTTATCCACGTCTTGCGCACCAGCCCAAGGAAGAATGTCTGAGTTACGATCAACCGCTTGATGTGAGAGCCAGCTTTTCGCGCTGGATACCTGACGGCCTTCTACTTTCGCGCCTAATTCGCGAGCCCATTCACCAACGATTACATTGTTAATGTCGC from Vibrio parahaemolyticus encodes the following:
- a CDS encoding Hsp70 family protein, producing the protein MASRRFLVGIDLGTTNTVVAYCEITDNLEQSEVSLFDIDQLIGPGEVVRKPLLPSFRYHPAVGQISPSDLTLPWDNEPVAGDINNVIVGEWARELGAKVEGRQVSSAKSWLSHQAVDRNSDILPWAGAQDVDKVSPVIASASYLNHIRQAWNYRHPSNKLEDQDVVVTVPASFDETARKLTLEAAELAGLKKIVLLEEPQAVCYDWYARHQQTAADELKDLPLILVCDVGGGTTDLSLIEAKFTNSDLALDRIGVGEHLMLGGDNLDLALAHLAESRFSQNKKLTAASLTKLIQQTRKAKENLLSTSAPDEVKITMLGSGSKLLGGTKSIALSKQEVYQIALDGFFPLSDFSEVPDKRRSAVVEFGLPYVADPAVSKHVAEFLTQHQQVSRAALGIEDDKQNAIPVGLLLNGGVFNSDLVTERVTTLLSDWRGAPVTVLDNPHPDWSVALGAVAFGKARRGAQLKIGGGAARSYFLHLQEKNKMGKALCLLAKGTEEGHEIRLSGRRFSLTLGEPVRFNLLTSTHDTLTNNTAIQNGVMVDVDPDLFAPLPPYITTLEGEGAELQANQKERVEVQLACQLTEVGTLKMECVSAEDDNKRWELEFEVRNKQADGGEEIQLHPRLNECKELIARLYSGNKKSAEGNEIKTLAKDLEKKLGKRDEWDFTTLRQLFDTFAQGRKRRRRSEQHEKNWLRLAGFALRPGFGDPTDSWRIEQVWGLYQQNIQFKNHQGWTDWWVFWRRIAGGLSQEQQETILADIAKYLHPGAMKNPQSAKAAQEMGYESMVRLSASLEHLEVEDKVLLATWFLSKAINQNQFEQAHWWAMGRLASRTPLYGSQHNVIPREQAEQWLPKLLEQNWLKEPMIAFAAVMICRKTGDRLFDISDDYREQVLTKLKQSKVPESWVSLVEEVKELSESESKRVFGDALPSGLTLVHH